A window of Castanea sativa cultivar Marrone di Chiusa Pesio chromosome 1, ASM4071231v1 contains these coding sequences:
- the LOC142610663 gene encoding AAA-ATPase ASD, mitochondrial-like: MTMMMGETWSQIGSLIATIMFLWAMFDNYFPDHLRSFILSYSMKLASFVYPYINITFNEFIGDSDEYMDLKRSDAYAAIETYLSGKSSREARNLKAVVVKDSSQPVQLSLDENEGVTDEFKGVKLSWTVKKNTTRTQSFSIFPEIDEKKYYKLTFHKSHRDLVCGAYINHVMQKGKEITVSNRQRKLYTNNPSKNWERYKARKWSHVTFEHPATFDTLAMESKKKLEIVNDLEKFSKGKEYYTKIGKTWKRGYLLYGPPGTGKSSMIAAMANHLEYDIYDLELTTVKDNTELRRLLIETTGKSIIVIEDIDCSLDLTGQRKKEKKKAEDEEAKDPISKMTKGEEDSNSKVTLSGLLNFIDGLWSAIGGERIIVFTTNYVEKLDPALIRRGRMDKHIELSYCGFEAFKVLAKNYLDVDSHPFFVTIGHLLEETNITPADVAENLMPKSLNEDAEACLKKLIEAIKTAKEEATKKAEEEARLKAEKEEKEKQEDVKVDGCLAKVKENCVGVLVKDDEALAKEVKDNGVTA, translated from the coding sequence atgacgATGATGATGGGGGAAACATGGTCTCAAATTGGCTCATTGATTGCTACCATAATGTTTCTTTGGGCAATGTTTGACAACTATTTCCCTGATCATCTTCGTAGCTTTATCCTAAGTTATAGTATGAAATTGGCGAGTTTCGTGTACCCCTATATCAATATTACGTTCAATGAATTCATTGGCGACAGTGACGAGTACATGGATCTCAAGCGTAGTGATGCCTATGCTGCCATTGAAACATACCTCAGTGGAAAGTCCTCCAGGGAAGCTAGAAATCTTAAAGCAGTAGTTGTCAAAGACAGTAGTCAACCTGTACAACTGAGCTTGGACGAGAACGAAGGGGTTACTGATGAATTTAAAGGTGTCAAGCTTTCATGGACTGTCAAGAAAAACACCACGAGAACACAGTCATTTTCTATCTTCCCGGAGATAGACGAGAAGAAGTATTACAAGCTCACTTTCCATAAGTCTCACCGAGATTTAGTCTGTGGGGCGTACATCAATCATGTAATGCAAAAAGGGAAGGAAATAACGGTGAGCAATCGACAAAGGAAGCTGTACACTAACAATCCTAGCAAGAATTGGGAAAGGTACAAAGCACGGAAATGGAGCCATGTGACTTTTGAGCACCCAGCAACTTTTGACACTTTGGCCATGGAGTCAAAGAAAAAGTTGGAAATCGTCAATGACCTTGAAAAGTTCAGCAAGGGAAAAGAGTACTATACAAAGATTGGCAAGACCTGGAAGCGTGGCTATCTTCTTTATGGTCCTCCTGGAACTGGTAAGTCTAGCATGATTGCTGCCATGGCCAACCACTTGGAGTATGATATCTATGATCTTGAATTGACAACGGTTAAGGACAACACAGAGCTGAGGAGGCTTTTGATCGAAACCACAGGTAAGTCGATCATTGTGATAGAAGATATTGATTGCTCACTTGATCTTACGGGTCAacgaaagaaggaaaaaaagaaagccgAGGATGAAGAAGCCAAGGATCCTATTAGTAAAATGACCAAAGGTGAAGAAGACAGCAATAGTAAGGTCACTCTCTCTGGGTTGTTGAATTTTATAGATGGCCTTTGGTCTGCTATTGGAGGAGAGAGGATCATTGTTTTCACCACTAATTACGTGGAAAAGCTTGATCCGGCTCTCATTAGGAGGGGACGTATGGACAAGCACATAGAATTGTCTTATTGTGGCTTTGAAGCATTCAAGGTTCTTGCCAAAAATTACTTGGATGTTGACTCACACCCTTTTTTTGTGACTATTGGCCACTTACTGGAGGAAACCAATATTACTCCTGCTGATGTTGCTGAGAATTTGATGCCTAAGTCACTGAATGAAGATGCCGAGGCTTGTTTGAAGAAATTGATTGAAGCTATCAAGACGGCCAAAGAGGAAGCAACAAAGAAGGCTGAGGAAGAGGCACGGTTAAAGgcagagaaagaagagaaagagaagcaaGAAGATGTGAAAGTTGATGGCTGTTTAGCTAAGGTGAAAGAGAATTGCGTTGGAGTACTTGTGAAAGATGACGAGGCCTTAGCTAAAGAGGTGAAAGATAATGGTGTCACCGCTTGA